The following are encoded in a window of Novosphingobium sp. ZN18A2 genomic DNA:
- a CDS encoding GNAT family N-acetyltransferase has protein sequence MKRLARRLANRIVSDYRINWIVARADPSVRTQLQPGQAISPVDDAIAALLACSDTAKVRNALTYRDAGLGGFAIGRDGRPQAVIHYADAAQYTRDATWPLKANEIAIMDVVTEEADRGKGLAVTLIDHTTARYLENGAARAVAFVWWSNKPSLRAFRKAGWHRIGLSLEWEFRGQWRHLHLARAFALPDKHLRYRGAEVGAETI, from the coding sequence GTGAAACGTCTCGCAAGGCGATTGGCGAACCGCATCGTCAGCGATTATCGCATAAACTGGATCGTCGCCCGCGCCGATCCTTCGGTTCGCACGCAGTTGCAGCCGGGCCAGGCGATCAGCCCCGTCGACGATGCGATCGCGGCGCTTCTTGCCTGCAGCGACACCGCGAAAGTGCGCAACGCGCTGACCTATCGCGACGCGGGGCTCGGCGGCTTTGCAATTGGCCGCGACGGGCGTCCGCAGGCGGTGATCCATTATGCGGACGCAGCCCAATACACCCGCGACGCAACCTGGCCCCTGAAAGCGAACGAGATCGCGATCATGGACGTCGTTACCGAAGAGGCCGACCGCGGAAAGGGATTGGCGGTGACGCTGATCGATCACACGACGGCGCGCTATCTCGAAAACGGAGCGGCGCGGGCTGTCGCATTCGTGTGGTGGTCCAACAAACCCTCCCTGCGCGCCTTCCGCAAGGCAGGATGGCACAGGATCGGCCTCAGCCTGGAATGGGAGTTCCGGGGACAATGGCGACACCTGCACCTTGCGCGCGCCTTTGCGCTGCCGGACAAGCACCTTCGCTATAGGGGTGCCGAAGTCGGCGCGGAAACAATCTAG
- a CDS encoding GNAT family N-acetyltransferase yields the protein MNAGDVSIRFVIGSRKIAEMRRPLQTVAFGLSQLVAGTAACLPELEDGREGYRVHSVPRAMLPAIVADHPGFVMGGLHVYRRFYIDMAGTYEGYLGRFSSRARSTLNRKRRKIQDLGGGTLDVREYRTPDELDQFLVDAMPLSRKTYQARLLDAGLPEDEAFVDEMRALAGADRLRAYLLFLNDAPVSYLFLPVIDNVVTYAFLGYDPDRANLSAGTVLQMEALRRLFAEERYTYFDFTEGEGAHKQLFGTDFVDACSFFLLKRTLSSRLLLGALAVFDRSVAAGKTLAQRNGALARMRRFLRA from the coding sequence ATGAACGCCGGAGACGTTTCGATCCGCTTCGTCATCGGATCGCGCAAGATCGCCGAAATGCGCAGGCCATTGCAGACCGTGGCGTTCGGCCTCTCCCAACTCGTTGCCGGAACCGCCGCCTGCCTGCCCGAACTGGAAGATGGTCGCGAAGGATACCGCGTACATTCGGTGCCACGCGCGATGCTTCCCGCGATCGTGGCGGATCATCCAGGCTTCGTTATGGGCGGGCTGCACGTCTATCGCCGGTTCTACATCGACATGGCGGGCACCTATGAAGGTTACCTTGGCCGGTTCTCTTCGCGGGCGCGTTCCACGCTTAATCGAAAGCGCCGCAAGATACAGGATCTGGGCGGCGGCACGCTGGACGTGCGCGAGTATCGCACGCCGGACGAACTTGACCAATTCCTGGTCGACGCCATGCCGCTTTCGCGCAAGACGTACCAGGCGCGCCTGCTCGACGCCGGGCTGCCCGAAGACGAAGCATTCGTGGACGAAATGCGCGCACTTGCCGGGGCTGACAGGCTGCGCGCCTACCTGCTGTTCCTGAACGACGCGCCCGTCAGCTATCTTTTCCTGCCGGTAATCGACAACGTCGTGACTTACGCCTTTCTCGGTTACGATCCCGATCGCGCGAACCTGTCGGCAGGCACAGTGCTGCAAATGGAGGCGCTTCGCCGTCTGTTTGCAGAGGAACGCTATACCTATTTCGATTTCACCGAAGGCGAAGGCGCGCACAAGCAATTGTTCGGCACGGATTTTGTCGATGCCTGCTCGTTCTTCCTGCTGAAGCGTACCCTCTCAAGCCGCCTGCTGCTGGGCGCGCTGGCGGTGTTCGATCGTTCGGTCGCGGCGGGCAAAACGCTTGCGCAGCGCAACGGCGCGCTTGCGCGGATGCGGCGCTTTCTGCGGGCTTGA